CGCTCTTGTATGGATACAGGCCGTGTGTCCTGCCAGACCGAGCTTGGGTTGGGCCACCCGAGAGATTTCTTGGCCAAAATCGATAATTCAGTTGACTCCTCACCATACAAACAAGAGAACCAGGCTAACGTgcaactttttttttgaaaaagaaaCCTGCAAGGAGCAAAAGGTTTTCCATCTCATTCGGTTCTATCTGATGAATCTATCTGGAATGAAAAATTCCACTCCCtcaatgaaaaatagaaaattcatggTATGCAGCTTCTCTAGTATGAAATTCTAGTTGCCCATGAGACTTTTCAAGGAAAGGAAAAAATACCGTTTCCAACCATACAACTAGAAATTCCATATTCCCTTTGGCAGGAAACACTTGCACTTTGACAAAATTCCTATTGAACTTTGAAAACTTTGACCAAAAATAGTTTCTTTTTTCAAAAAGTTCATATTATGTATAAATTTGTCTTGAAATCTACTTTCGTGATATCATGTTTATTAGATATCACAACGATATTCTTGAAATCTACTTTCGTGATATCATGCTGATTtgctatgagagaaaaacactgttcattcgctgaaaattactgttgaagtagtgctGAAGAACAAGGTGATTAGTATATTACTTTCTATGTCCAAATATAAGACATTTTGACAATTCTAAGGCTATGgatataaaaaaagtcaaaactcattataatttgaaatggagagagtATTATAATTTATAAGAGAAAACAAATAATATGAAAGGAGGTTTTGTTATAACAGAATGAAAAAAAGGTTTGAGTGCTGCACTCGTATAGGTACTGTACGGAGTACTAGAATGTGCCAGGATATTTGTACGAGTGGTACACCTAGAGCCGGACGCATCAGTCAGCCGAGCCACTCGAACCCACGGGCCAGTACAAAACGAGAAATCGTCAGCTGATCGGCACCACCCGCAATTCGCAAACCCGTATCGACATGGAACTCTCCCTGACCTCATCCCCTGTGCTCCAGTTCGTcgtgctccttcccctgctccctctCCTCTGCTTACTCTACCTGCGCCGCCAGGACCCCAAGAAGCAGCCTCGCGCTCATGGCCTCAAGGTCTACCCGCTCGTCGGTACCCTCCCGCACTTCGTCAAGAACCAGCGCCGCTTCCTCGACTGGTCCACCGACGTGCTCAAGCACGACCCCTCGCACACCCTGTCGTTCAAGGCGCTCGGCCTCACCGGCGGCGCCATCACGGCCAACCCGGCCAACGTCGAGCACATCCTCAAGACCAACTTCGCCAACTACCCCAAGGGCGAGCTGACGGTGTCCATGATCGAGGACTTCCTCGGGCACGGCATCTTCAACTCCGACGGGGagcagtggcagtggcagcgcAAGGCCGCCAGCTACGAGTTCAGCAAGCGCTCGCTCCGGAACTTCGTCGTCGACGCCGTCCAGTTCGAGGTCGTCGAGCGGCTGCTGCCACTCCTCGACGGGGCGCGGCGCGACGGCCGGACGCTGGACGTGCAGGACGTGCTGGAGCGGTTCGCGCTCGACAACATCTGCCGCGTGGCGTTCGGCGAGGACCCGGCGTGCCTCGCCGAGGAGGGCATAGCGGCGCCAGAGAGCGCCGAGTTCATGCGCGCCTTCAACGACGCGCAGAGCGCCACCATGGCCCGGTTCATGTCGCCGGTGAAGTCGCTGTGGCGCCTCAAGAAGTTTCTGAACATGGAGCCCGAGCGGCGGATGGGCGAGGCGGTCGGCACCGTCCACGGCTACGCCGACAGGATCATCCGCGAGCGCCTGGCGAGGGGCGAGGCGGCTGGGCTAGCAGCGTGCGGCAGGGACAACGACTTCCTGTCGCGCTTCGCCGCGACCGGCGAGCACAGCGACGAGAGCCTCCGGGACGTGGTCACCAACTTCCTCCTCGCCGGGCGCGACACGACGTCGTCGGCGCTCACGTGGTTCTTCTGGCTGGTCTCCACACGGCCTGACGTGGAAGAGAAGATCGTGCGCGAGGTCCGCGCGGTGCGGCGCGCGTCCGGCAGGCAGGAAAATTCGGCCGCGGCGGCGTTCAGCTTCGACGAGCTGCGGGACATGCAGTACCTCCACGCGGCCATCACCGAGTCCATGCGGCTGTACCCGCCGGTGGCCATGGACACGCACAGCTGCAAGGAAGACGACTTCCTGCCCGACGGCACGTTCGTCGGGAAAGGGTGGCTGACGACCTACTCCGCGTTCGCGATGGGTCGGGTGGAGGACATTTGGGGCGCGGACTGCGAGGAGTTCAGGCCGGAGCGGTGGATCGGCGAGGACGGCGCGTTCCGGCCGGAGAGCCCGTTCAAGTATCCGGTCTTTCACGCGGGGCCAAGGATGTGCCTCGGCAAGGAGATGGCGTACATCCAGATGAAATCTATCGTGGCGTGCGTGCTGGAGAGGTTCAGCTTCCAGTTTGTCGGCGGCGAGGAGCGGCCGGGGCTCGTGCTCTCGCTCACGCTGCGGATGGAAGGCGGTTTGCCAATGAAAGTGATCACGAGGACGAACTCGGCTCTAGGCTAGGTTTCCCACTTCGGGCTTGTTTATCCACCTCAATGCACTTATGCACATCCGTTGGATGGTTGGGGTAGATCGAGGTCGCTCAATTTTCAAGCCGGCTACCGGTTGTTTTGTACTCTTCCTCACATGGTTAGGAAAATAATGGTGTTGTTTTACGGATGGTGTGATGCCGTGATCTGCTAGACGGTAAAAGTTACTTGGGGATAGGGATGCAAGTGAGCTAGCCTACGAACCCGTAATACGAGGAGGTGAAGGAGATGGAGGGCCTTGTAGCTGGCGTGTTGCATGCTGCGCTGGGGACTCATGGAATCTGGGCTTTTGAGAGCAACTGGTTCTGAATTGCCTCAGGTAAGTAAcatgtatatataatatataataacCGATCTGGCAGCGCTGCTGTCTACTCTTAGTGTAAGTGTTTGGTTCCAGAAACTGTCCCAGTCACATCGGATATTTGATACTAATTTagcatagattaattataaaactaattgcatagattaatactaatttgcgagacgaatctattaagtctaatcaGTCCTTAATTTAACAACGTGGTgatacagtaacatgtgctaatgatggcttAATATATTCGCCTAGCAAACTAGTCTACATCTGTACAATTAATTTTctataattagctcatatttagtcctcTTCCTAATCAGTATGCAAACGTTCCATGTGACAGGGTTTAGTCCTCGGATCCAACAACCCCTTGATTTTGTGGCTAGTCCACTTGCATCCGTTGGGGAGAAGATAAGTGACAAGTGAGGTGAGCTGGATGAGAGGCTGACCTCTTGGAGAACGAGAAGGGGCCACCGGACCACCGAAGCGATTTGCTTGGCTCATCTGGAGATTCTGAGTGCAGATACGGAGAACATAGTACTCTCTGTTTAGGCTCTGTGCAGTTTTGATGTTGAAGTAGTGCCCATTTAGGTTGGCAATTTAGGTTGGCTGGGCTAGAAGGGCATGTGCTGTCTGTTGTGTTGCTAGAAATAGTTTTTAGTCACTGGGTTGTGAGTTGTGACCAAGGCCACCAAGTTTTGTATTCTGTTGGTATGCCACATAAGGCTGTCTGGCTTTATTTGTAAAATCAACCCTAAACCAAACCAAGGGGATATGACCTTTTTCTCAAAGTTTTTTTATCAGTGAAAGTAAAAGGTTGACAAAGCATATCTTTATGCAGAATAAAGTCGTAGTTATTGGTTAGTATGAGAAATTGTTCCAAAGATGAGAATATAGGATATTAGATAAGGGGGCTGTTAgaggtgattttttttttcataaatCTTAATTTTGACTTCAAAAGGTTGGATAAGAGAATTCGTGGAGATAATAAGAGGATAAGAGAACTCTTGGAAATGCTCTTATGGAGACAATCGATTTCACTCTATATCTGTATCCAATTCTAATTTCCGCTCGTCGTCACCAAAGGGTTGATTCCCTTCACTACGCATTAGTATATAATATTCCTTTGAACAAGAGAGAATTGGACAAGGGAGGCACAAATGCATAATACCTCAGGAGTAACAAAAGAGACAATGAACAGCCGAGTAACAGCAACCTCTATCAGAGATGACCAAGCAAACAATAGGTCAGATCTCCCAGAGCAATGGAATCATAGTACATACGGAGTACATAGGTACACGCAAGATGATCCACAAAACATGACGGGCAGGTGTCTCTAACGACCAAACTCCAGTAGGCCACGACCAACGCTCCTCTCCATGGTAAAAAACGTAGCGCTCACTCGCCCTGGGCAAATTTAACCGAGAACCGAAAACCGAACCGAAAGAACCAGAACCAAAACCAAaaccgaaagaaccggaaccgaaaccAAAAAATTCGGTTCCTGATATTGatgaaccgaaataaccgaagaaaattcggttcctactctcggttaaccgaattaaccgaaataaccgaattacatgaattatacttcacttacttgtatttgtaagattatgtttggtttatgtgtagtgttttatatttgaactgctaTATATTTGTCTTACTGTATTGCTATTGTTTTTTTATACATTATTATTATGAAAAATGAAcatagtgttgcataaatttgtCTTACAACAGGTATATTTATTGTTGTCCTAAGGTCTTCTGAAaaaattcggttagttcggttagaaccggaaccaaaccgaaataaccgagaaccgaaatgctcagttcctaaatttttttggaaccgatcggttcccatTTTTCAGGAACCGAATTTCATCAATAACCGagagaaccgaaccgaaaccgaaccgagaaccgaacgccCACCCTTAGCGCTCACCATCTCCATGCCGTCCACCGATGGCTCTCTGACAGCGAGCAAGCTCTCCATCTCCTCGGGGTCACGCTGCATCCACGGGTGCTGTGTCACTCTACTCAACCTGCCGAGCCTCTCAGCGACGTCTCTCATGGCTGGTCGGTTCTCGCCACCCATCTCCAGGCACTGCTTCGCGAGGTCAGCGACCTCCTCCAGCAGCCCAACGTTCTCTTCACCCTTGATGCGGTCATCTATCACGTCCAGCAGCCTCCCCTCCTTCAGCGCACACAGAAAGCTCACGGAGAGGCTCCTCTCGCTCTCGGGCCCTTCAAGGTTGAGCGCCTTCTTGCCGGTGATCAGCTCCAGGAGAACGACGCCGAAGCTGTAGACGTCGCTCTTATCTGTAAGCTGGCATGTCTGCATGTACTCGGGGTCCAGGCACCCACAGGTCCCTTGCACCAGAATGACGAATTGGGACTCGTCGGTCGGTGCCACTATGGGAGGCTCCAAAGTCTGATACCTTCGCGGAGTACTTGTCATCGAGAAGTATGTTGGAGGATTTCACATCACCGTGAAGGATTGGCAGTGACGCACATGAATGCAGGTAATCCAATGCTAGGGCAGACTCATGGGAGATCCGTAACCGAGTTGAGAATGGGGCGCCACAGCACCCGCTGCCACCATGGATGAAATGGAATAGTGTACCGCTGGGGATGAACTCGTAGACTAGCATCGGGACCTCTACTTCGAGGCAGCATCCTAGGAGCTTCACGATATTCTTATGGTTGACCTGGGACAGAATGAGCATCTCCTTGCCAAACTCCTTACTGCGCTGCTCATCTGTCATTGATACACACCGTTTGATCGCGACCAGAGTGCTGTTCTTGAGTGTGCCTTTGTAGACAGTCCCATGGCCGCCGCGACCAAGAACATTCTTGTCGTCGAATTGGTCTGTTGCCTCCATGAGCTCTGCTTCTGTGAAGATTGTGAATGTAGTGCCTTGCCCTGCGCTTATCTGCTCCAGAAGCAGCAGACCCCCATGTTGTCGAAAGTATCTCTCCTTGATGTTGGCCAGTTTCCTCCTTTCACGGGTCAAATATGAGCAAGTGATGGCTATGGCCAGTATGACAACAGCGATGCTTATGCCTGAAAGTTTTTCATATGCTACTGGTACAGTTTAACCGTCTAAGAGAAGACAAAAAAGGGCACTGGATATAATTCTGATTTACCAATAGATAGTATCGCTGTGCCAGAGGGTGACAAGTCACCACGCCTGCAGTCGAAACTACCTTGTCTGTTGACGCAACGCCCAGGGCATGGAGATGGACTAAGGGCACACTCATCGATGTCTGAAAAATGAAAATGGTGGCACGATCTCAGAAATCAGCAATTTgattagctccaaaatatcgaatTATGTATGACCTAACAGTTTTTGTGTTACGGACCTTGACATCCATCATGAAGGTAAGGATTGCCTTTGTAGCCTTCAGAGCAGTTGCAAAGATAACCGAGACCACTGGTCAAATTAATGCAATCACTGTTGCTGCTACGGCAGGCATAGGAAGCTGCATCCTTCGTGGCAACATCACAAGTTTTGTTGCTCACGGCCCAGTTTAGAATAGTTGGACCTCACCATTGTGCTCATCCCAGAAGGTCATCATGTTCAGATATGCCGTGTGGAACTTAAATTTGTCAGCCTCCACCACCATGGCATATCTGCAGTGCTTTGTGTCATCAATGGCCCTTAAGTCTGTTAACTCTCTAAATTTCTATGCACGTTAGGTGATGAATTCGTCATCTCTGAATGACTGGGCCAAACAAACGCTGTGGTTCCGTTGCTGCTCCTCCATTTCACCATATGGCTGTTTCTAACGAACTGGAACTTGTACGGGGTACCGTACATTGACATTTCAGCTAAGTCTCCGGGGAAAATGACTGATTCGACGCATCGAAGAAATAAAACTAGCAACAAAAGTACAGAACTAGCAATAGGAGACCGCCTTTAATCCAGCTATATACTCTGCATTTGACTGGATCTAACAAGAGGCCGGCATTTCTCTAACATACCGAGTCAAATTACGCCCTACTGAATTTACTGAAAAGGTTCTCTGGGATAGTGGCATTTCTTTAACATACCGAGTCAAATTACGCCCTACTGAGTTTACTGAAAAGGTCCTTGGGGATAGTTTCTTAATTGCAGCTGCACTTGCCCGGAACCGGAAGCCCAAACAAGCACTAACCTAGGCAATGGGTCAACGCAGCACGTTGTAATAACTAGCCCCAGGCTCTAATCGGGGATTAATACAGTATACCGCAGCAAACGCTACGAATCCGCTGACCATTTCGATTCCTCCTGCACCCCGCCAAGAGATGCAGCACCGAGAGATGGAGCATGGGAGCGGTCGGAAGTCGGAACGTGCTTACCCTGCTGTTGTGCCCGGACCCGGATGGTTCCACGGATGCCGCGCGGCGCCGCGGACCTCTACACCCACGCCCATATTTTTTTACTATTTAGCCCTTTTTtcaaagaaaatttacgtttaatTCTCtgagagacttaaactcatctttagaCCCTATGGGTCGGCGTCATGAGTcctggcgccacagatcttgatgCCGAGGTGCCTGACCGTGCACTGCAGAAAATCCTAGGTGATGTTAATGTGGCTGGTACCTCGACGTCAAAATACGAGCTCGGCGTGGCGCCGAGCATGCATTTAAAGTAGGCGCCAGTACCGCATGTCTCCATCCACCGAGGACTTTGCCTTGTCGACCGGTGCGGCGCTGCGTCCCACGGACTCACGGAGCAAGCGGAGGAAGCAGAAGGGGAAGGGAGCGAATCCATCTCGATCACGTAGTAGCAGCATATTGTAGGCTATGCTAGCTGCTAGCACGTCGTAGTACGATCTGGCAACTCAATCGCCACCAGTCACGTCCGTGCGGCAGCGCAGCCTGCCGTGCGAACGGCACATTACTTGCTGTTCGGCGGACGCGGCTGCGGTTGCACTGCCTCCGGCTCTGGCCGGTTGCCCCTGCACCATAGCTCCATCGATATCGACGACTGGCCGTCTGACACCGAAGGGATGGGACGAGGCGAGGGGGGCAGGGCAACATCACGCCTACCGGCTACCGCTTCGCTCTCCCGCACGGGGCGGCGTCACTTCTTTACATGGACTCCAAAAAAACAAAAGAGCAAAAAAAAATAGAGTACAGCCAGGTAGCCGAGATACGACTCCTACACTAGCAGCAGACGATGAAGATCTTGTACCTTGGAATTCGTGAAAGGCACGCACCGTCTGCGTCGATCAAAGCTGCCGCATCCTCGCAGCTGCACTGGAGCTCCTAAAACTCCGgttacatcgaatgtttgacatatgcatggagtattaaatatagactaattacgaaactaattgcataacttgtgactaatttgcgagacgaatcttttaagcctaattagttcatgatttgacaacgtagtgctacagtaaacatatgctaatgacggcttaattaggcttaaaaattcgtctcgcaaattagcctccatctatgtaattggttttgtaattaatctaaatttaatgctccttattagtatctaaatattcgatgtgacatgaattttaggagcgactaaagagcTAAACACCCCAAAGTCGAGAACTTCATAAAACCAAGACCAGACTGAATTATAATTAAGACTTACGAACTGATTTTATCCGGACAAGTTCGTAAGTCTTATGATTCAGTTCGTAAAATCATATACGTTGTCACTCATTAGCAGCAAGGTGCAATGCATACGTGTGTGGCCTAATGACTAATGAgccatctctctctccctctctcaaatGGAAAGAGAAGCCTGCCTATAAGCAAAGCGCTACAGCTGCACGTTCTCCCTAACTGTCACTGCGGTGCAGGCATTTGTTTACCAGCTGCCTGCCCATGCCTAATTGCCCATGTCCATGCCAATACTTTTCAGAGCACTGACCTACTACTACACCGATCGGTGCTGTGTGTTAATAATTACTAAGCAAGGTGGATTAACAAACAACGAGTACTACTTGATAGTACCCCTTCCTGCTACATAAAATAAAGTGATCTTATTGCGCATGCTTTGAGACTGATGAAAAAAGTCGATCGCTTGCgttgaaaaaaaagaaagcacGCATGTAACTGTACTCTTCTGCCTacatgcagtgcagtgcagctgTAAGGACGCGATAGCTTTGATCGACGCGGATGGTGCATGGCTTTCGCGAATTCCAAGGTACAAGATCTTCATCGTCTACTGCTAGTGTAGGAGTCGTATCTCAGCTATCCTGGCTCTACTCTATTTTTTGCTCTTTTGTTTTTTGGAGTCCATGTAAAGAAGTGACGTCGCCCCGTGCCGGGAGAGCGAAGCAGTAACCGGTAGGCGTGATGATGCCCCTGCCCCCCTCGCCTCGTCCCGTTCCTTCGGTGTCAGCCTGTGtctggtcgtaaacgatcgtggatcgtaaggtagaataatattttttttttcataccaaaccagtcagcaataataatccacgatcgtttcagctgAACCGAACAGACTGCTGGAGCTATGGTGTAGGGGCAACCGGCCAGAGCCGGAGGCAGTGCAACCGTAGCCTCGTCCGCCGAACAGCGAGTGACGTGCCATTCGCACGGCAGGCTGCGCTGCCGCACGGACGTGACTGATGGCGATTGAGTTGCCAGATCGTACTACAACATGCTAGCAGCTAGGAGTAGCTAGCATAGCCTACAATACGCTGCTACTACTACGTGATCGAGATGGATTCGAATCGATTCGCTCGcttccccttctccttcctccgctTGCTCCGTGAGTCCGTGGGACGCAACGCCGCACCGGTCGACGAGGCGAAGTCCTCGATGGATGGAGACATGCGGTACTGGTGCCTGCTTTAAATGCATGCTtggcgccatgtattctggcgccgagGTACCGACCACGTCAACGCCACTTAGGATTTCCTGCAGTGCACGGCCAGACACCTCAGTGCCAAGATCTgtgacgccgagacgtgttacctcggcgctcATGGCGTCGACCCTCatgatccaaagatgagtttaagtcttacAGGAGgctaaacgtaaattttcttcagAAAAAGGGCCCTGTAGTAAAAAATACGGGTGCTTCGTCTTCTTCCAGCTGcttcgtttgttatttatgtacataaaataacgtgtatatatatgatcatcatatatatatgcatgtacgcgtatattcgtttgttatttatgtacaaagttcgaacgaaaacttacgcatgcgaagtacatatatatatatatattacaaaggtttgatatataaattgtttatgtccttagcaattcactcctccagatttggcatccacgtttcgttcgggtcattgtagaactcgttgTTGGGGTTGATGACTTagtcatttagaaatcctgctatagtctctcgaattgctttaagttggtcaagtcgtatgactcttttcctcaaccattcagtcttcaataaaagttaaaggaaaaagtattaatatatatatatatatgtatgtgtattgctcatgtaattacttatacaaaatgagagcaataaagaaattataaatatacgatcgaaataatataaaaaaaaagtatttatatacgtactttgagttgctcttcaggagttctctttgagtacgccacgatgaactcgcaaacatagtatccgcaatagttgttaccctgctcctgccttagaacccacttttacgacaaaaaaatcaattagggtgaattgaaatcatcatatggtgttaattgaatataaatgtgtagttatagtacttactttgtgtgcgattacaccagtggcgctttgcaatgtttcattttttgttcctcaatgaacctttttCAAACCCTGctcctaataaaataaaaaaataatttaacctttaataattgttgagagatcggcgccattatatatatgttgttatagagaaactaaattaattacccttgtataatatctatcatgtcttgatactccgtttgcggttttctcaacgagtctaagattttcaatctactattggccatatcgatgaccatcaatatccagtgattgctgcataaacatatatatatatatatatatatatatatatatatatatatatatatatatatatatatatatatatatatatatatatatgtgtgtgtgtgtgtgtgtgtgtgaggtaactagctagtaaggaaatattgatgtcccatatatatgatcgacattaattacttataataacactcacttgaagttgtaggggaagagtatctccttcatgtcgcgttggttcactaagaaattcatgagatttctttcaggttgaggcttataatccttcggtgggttagggtgtttgtatacgacatacggatcaacgaacccaacatcattatcctttctctttctaagttctgtcgtctcatatctgcatacatgaaaattgtgaatatatatattgtgaatatagtagaaaataatcacacttacagacaatagcagctaatgagacttttgtcgagagagtccaggtggcatagttggtgtaattctgcaagctcgacatagataatgtcattgccacggaagtaatggtggtttctaattccgacagaaagatagatttgtACCGCATCAGACGCCGACATATACCAcctgtttagcaggtacatttgcgtacccaattcacctaatttctctgggttgtatagactctgg
The nucleotide sequence above comes from Miscanthus floridulus cultivar M001 chromosome 18, ASM1932011v1, whole genome shotgun sequence. Encoded proteins:
- the LOC136520720 gene encoding cytochrome P450 CYP94D108-like, with translation MELSLTSSPVLQFVVLLPLLPLLCLLYLRRQDPKKQPRAHGLKVYPLVGTLPHFVKNQRRFLDWSTDVLKHDPSHTLSFKALGLTGGAITANPANVEHILKTNFANYPKGELTVSMIEDFLGHGIFNSDGEQWQWQRKAASYEFSKRSLRNFVVDAVQFEVVERLLPLLDGARRDGRTLDVQDVLERFALDNICRVAFGEDPACLAEEGIAAPESAEFMRAFNDAQSATMARFMSPVKSLWRLKKFLNMEPERRMGEAVGTVHGYADRIIRERLARGEAAGLAACGRDNDFLSRFAATGEHSDESLRDVVTNFLLAGRDTTSSALTWFFWLVSTRPDVEEKIVREVRAVRRASGRQENSAAAAFSFDELRDMQYLHAAITESMRLYPPVAMDTHSCKEDDFLPDGTFVGKGWLTTYSAFAMGRVEDIWGADCEEFRPERWIGEDGAFRPESPFKYPVFHAGPRMCLGKEMAYIQMKSIVACVLERFSFQFVGGEERPGLVLSLTLRMEGGLPMKVITRTNSALG